In a genomic window of Sphingomonas koreensis:
- a CDS encoding GMC family oxidoreductase, whose translation MASTNRFDAIVIGSGVSGGFAAKELTEKGLRVLMLDRGVMVEHGEDYTYDGKPAYEVPARNIMPKPLIESDYFIAKNGYVAPSNRRFYNDDRLNPYAHDEGSKFFWIRPGAVGGKSLIWGRWSFRWSADDFEANKREGIDGDWPIRYDDIAPWYSKVENYIGVSGSRENLPQLPDSEFQPPMPMNIAEKWVKQRLETQFPGRKLINARLSNLTEDKPEQNRTKCQMRNQCGNGCSFGAYFSTQAVTLPAARATGRLTLRSDAVVTNLEYDPVRKRVTGVRFVDARTRQAEVVNADLVFLCASAMASTQILMNSRAAGSGRSHFDSSGTLGKYVMDHIFRVGIEGEIPGMSEYIEYGRRPGGIYIPRFRNIGADENLGFKRGYGYQGGAHRDVAPPVGFGASMKHGMRKYAPWKFHISAFGECLPYRDNSVSLHADKVDRFGVPLMRFDVRFRENELRMMADARTQGEAMLKAAGLGSVRSWEGEHVPGDAIHEMGGARMGADPRSSVLNSWSQAHDASNLYVTDGAQMASVSCVNPSLTFMALTVRAADHAVRTLRSAGT comes from the coding sequence ATGGCTTCGACCAACAGGTTTGATGCGATCGTCATCGGGTCCGGCGTCAGCGGGGGCTTTGCGGCGAAGGAACTCACCGAGAAGGGCCTGCGCGTGCTGATGCTCGATCGCGGCGTGATGGTCGAGCATGGCGAGGACTACACCTATGACGGCAAGCCGGCCTATGAGGTCCCGGCACGCAACATCATGCCCAAGCCGCTGATCGAGAGCGACTATTTCATCGCAAAGAACGGCTATGTCGCGCCCAGCAACCGGCGTTTCTACAATGACGACCGGCTGAACCCCTATGCCCATGACGAAGGCAGCAAGTTCTTCTGGATCCGGCCCGGTGCCGTCGGCGGCAAGTCGCTGATCTGGGGGCGGTGGAGCTTCCGCTGGAGTGCCGACGATTTCGAGGCCAACAAGCGCGAGGGCATCGATGGCGACTGGCCGATCCGCTATGACGATATCGCGCCCTGGTACAGCAAGGTCGAGAACTATATCGGCGTCTCCGGCTCGCGCGAGAATCTGCCCCAGCTTCCCGACAGCGAGTTCCAGCCGCCGATGCCGATGAACATCGCGGAGAAATGGGTGAAGCAGCGGCTTGAGACCCAGTTCCCGGGCCGCAAGCTGATCAACGCGCGCCTGTCCAACCTGACCGAGGACAAGCCCGAACAGAACCGGACGAAGTGCCAGATGCGCAATCAGTGCGGCAATGGCTGCTCGTTCGGCGCCTATTTCTCGACCCAGGCGGTGACGCTGCCGGCTGCACGCGCGACCGGGCGGCTGACGCTCCGGTCCGATGCGGTCGTCACCAATCTCGAATATGATCCGGTGAGGAAGCGCGTGACCGGCGTGCGCTTCGTCGATGCCAGGACCCGTCAGGCGGAAGTGGTCAACGCCGACCTCGTCTTCCTCTGTGCTTCGGCGATGGCTTCGACCCAGATCCTGATGAACTCGCGGGCAGCCGGCAGCGGCCGCAGCCATTTCGATTCAAGCGGAACGCTCGGCAAATATGTGATGGATCACATCTTCCGCGTCGGTATCGAAGGGGAAATCCCCGGCATGAGCGAGTATATCGAATATGGCCGGCGCCCGGGCGGGATCTACATTCCGCGCTTCCGCAATATCGGTGCTGACGAGAATCTCGGCTTCAAGCGCGGCTATGGCTATCAGGGCGGCGCCCATCGCGATGTTGCACCCCCGGTCGGTTTCGGTGCGTCGATGAAGCACGGCATGCGCAAGTACGCGCCGTGGAAGTTCCATATCAGCGCGTTTGGCGAGTGCCTGCCCTATCGCGACAACTCGGTTTCGTTGCACGCGGACAAGGTCGATCGCTTCGGGGTTCCGCTGATGCGCTTCGATGTCCGTTTTCGTGAGAACGAGCTGCGCATGATGGCCGACGCCAGGACGCAGGGCGAGGCGATGCTCAAGGCGGCGGGTCTGGGCAGTGTGCGCAGCTGGGAAGGCGAGCATGTTCCAGGTGACGCCATCCACGAAATGGGTGGCGCGCGTATGGGCGCCGATCCGCGCAGCTCGGTCCTCAACAGCTGGAGTCAGGCGCACGACGCCTCGAACCTGTACGTGACCGACGGGGCGCAGATGGCATCGGTTTCGTGCGTGAACCCTTCGCTCACCTTCATGGCGCTCACCGTCCGGGCGGCGGACCACGCGGTCCGCACGCTGCGCAGCGCCGGCACATGA
- a CDS encoding sugar phosphate isomerase/epimerase family protein, protein MIARRTVLAGAAAAAALACFPAAAAAPRRAIGLQLYTLREIFAKDPAGTLEQVARIGYREVEFGGGGYDAMDPVMLRATLDRLGLKAPSIHVGYDALLGQFERQVGLAKTLGADTIILPYMTDEHRTGPGWQAALPNIARFAAELKKAGLGFAYHNHDFEFTLKPGGVSLFEQLLRETDPALVKIELDLFWAVKAGEDAGALIDRLSSRLYAYHVKDMRADGGMVAVGAGTIDFAALFKRKGSAGVRHFYVENDQAPAPYLPDVTTSFQTLRALRF, encoded by the coding sequence ATGATCGCACGCAGAACCGTGCTCGCAGGCGCTGCGGCGGCCGCCGCGCTTGCCTGTTTCCCCGCTGCCGCCGCCGCACCGCGCAGGGCGATCGGTCTTCAGCTCTACACGCTGCGCGAGATCTTCGCGAAGGACCCGGCCGGCACGCTCGAGCAGGTCGCACGCATCGGCTATCGCGAGGTCGAGTTCGGCGGGGGTGGCTATGACGCGATGGACCCCGTCATGCTGCGCGCGACGCTCGACCGGCTCGGCCTGAAGGCGCCGTCGATCCATGTCGGCTATGACGCGCTGCTCGGCCAGTTCGAGCGGCAGGTCGGTCTCGCCAAGACGCTCGGTGCCGACACGATCATCCTGCCCTACATGACCGACGAGCATCGCACCGGTCCGGGATGGCAGGCGGCGCTGCCGAACATCGCGCGCTTCGCTGCGGAGCTCAAAAAGGCGGGGCTCGGCTTCGCCTACCACAATCACGATTTCGAATTCACGCTGAAGCCGGGCGGCGTCAGCCTGTTCGAGCAGCTGCTCAGGGAAACCGATCCCGCGCTGGTGAAGATCGAGCTCGACCTGTTCTGGGCGGTGAAGGCCGGCGAGGATGCGGGCGCGCTGATCGACCGCCTGTCGAGCCGGCTCTATGCCTATCACGTCAAGGATATGCGCGCCGATGGCGGGATGGTCGCGGTCGGCGCCGGCACGATCGATTTCGCGGCGCTGTTCAAGCGCAAGGGCAGTGCGGGCGTGCGCCATTTCTACGTCGAGAACGACCAGGCACCCGCGCCCTATCTTCCCGACGTCACCACGAGTTTCCAGACGCTGCGCGCGCTGCGCTTCTGA
- a CDS encoding gluconate 2-dehydrogenase subunit 3 family protein — translation MINRRTALAGVTAMFGASLYAPLARAAGAPRGADIPAISEGPPSVRVFTPVQRAAMSALSDRVIPATDTPGAIAAGVPDFIEKMLADWALPGDRVPIIAGLDAIEARSLRDHGVSAAKATAEQLDALLTLAMNRQLPGADAFFEPFRQLVIVGYYTSEIGMTQEREYLPVPGEYNGEFLYSQINKVYSA, via the coding sequence ATGATCAACCGCAGAACCGCGCTGGCGGGCGTCACTGCCATGTTCGGCGCATCGCTGTACGCGCCGCTCGCGCGTGCGGCCGGCGCGCCGCGCGGGGCGGATATCCCCGCCATTTCCGAAGGTCCGCCGAGCGTTCGGGTGTTCACCCCCGTGCAGCGCGCGGCGATGTCTGCGCTGAGCGATCGTGTCATCCCGGCCACCGATACTCCAGGCGCGATCGCCGCCGGGGTGCCGGACTTCATCGAGAAGATGCTGGCCGACTGGGCGCTGCCGGGCGATCGGGTGCCGATCATCGCGGGGCTGGATGCGATCGAGGCGCGCAGCCTGCGCGACCATGGCGTGTCTGCGGCCAAGGCGACAGCGGAGCAGCTGGACGCGCTGCTCACGCTGGCCATGAACAGGCAGCTCCCTGGAGCCGACGCGTTCTTCGAGCCTTTCCGGCAGCTCGTCATCGTCGGCTATTACACGTCCGAGATCGGGATGACGCAGGAGCGCGAATATCTCCCGGTGCCGGGCGAGTATAACGGCGAGTTTCTCTACTCTCAGATCAACAAGGTGTATTCCGCATGA
- a CDS encoding 3-keto-disaccharide hydrolase — protein sequence MTRMRKAGCLMAAWIAVAGASAQEKPGFRDTPMLPDGKWRVHDADRPAPVVVTPATLPGGAPSDAIVLSPDAWQGQLAPWTVAGGVMTVPPRPAGGGDNNLVSRQSFGDVQLHLEFRSPNPPKDTSQDRGNSGVWFMQRYEVQILDGYRNPTYADGTVGAAYGWKPPLVNAARKPGEWQSYDIVFERPRFAADGKLLRPAYVTAFLNGVLVQNRQALLGTTVWRKVAAYQAHPDAAPLQLQDHGSPVSFRNIWVRPLPEAAVDHDLPGEAK from the coding sequence ATGACGCGCATGCGCAAGGCCGGTTGCCTGATGGCCGCATGGATCGCGGTCGCCGGCGCATCCGCGCAGGAAAAGCCGGGGTTCAGGGACACGCCGATGCTGCCCGACGGCAAATGGCGAGTCCATGATGCGGACCGCCCGGCGCCCGTGGTGGTGACGCCAGCGACGCTGCCGGGGGGCGCACCCTCCGACGCGATCGTCCTGTCCCCGGACGCATGGCAAGGCCAGCTGGCGCCGTGGACCGTCGCCGGCGGCGTGATGACGGTGCCGCCGCGTCCGGCGGGCGGCGGCGACAACAATCTTGTTTCGCGTCAGAGCTTCGGCGACGTCCAGCTCCATCTCGAATTCCGTTCGCCCAACCCGCCCAAGGACACGTCGCAGGATCGCGGCAATAGCGGCGTGTGGTTCATGCAGCGCTACGAGGTGCAGATCCTCGACGGGTATCGGAACCCCACCTATGCCGACGGCACGGTCGGCGCCGCCTATGGGTGGAAGCCGCCGCTGGTGAACGCTGCGCGCAAGCCCGGCGAGTGGCAAAGCTACGACATCGTATTCGAGCGGCCGCGCTTTGCCGCGGACGGCAAGCTGCTTCGCCCGGCCTATGTCACGGCGTTCCTGAACGGCGTGCTGGTGCAGAACCGGCAGGCGCTGCTCGGCACGACGGTGTGGCGCAAGGTCGCGGCCTATCAGGCGCACCCCGATGCGGCGCCGCTTCAGCTGCAGGATCACGGATCGCCGGTCTCGTTCCGCAACATCTGGGTACGCCCGCTGCCCGAAGCCGCCGTCGATCACGATCTGCCCGGAGAAGCCAAATGA
- a CDS encoding hydroxypyruvate isomerase family protein: MPPIARRSLLAGGAALPLAALAGARESASNAARFSLAYAPHEGSFASRGGLIEQIAFAADQGFRAWEDNEAAGRPVDEQVRMARALAQRGMRMGVFVASMPKWAQSRPLLGGNDDGEREAFLADIRNAVDVAKRLNATQMTVVTGFLDPRVPVDIQTARLIDVMRRAGDIMAPHKLTMVMEPLNTRTNHPGVYMRTIAQGYAVARGVNSPAVKILADLYHEQIQSGNLIPALDACWPEIAYLQFGDNPGRKEPGTGEINYATIVRWLRARNYTGVIGMEHGNSIPGRAGEERLIAAYRTIDRQGGEA; the protein is encoded by the coding sequence ATGCCGCCGATCGCGCGCAGAAGCCTGCTTGCGGGAGGGGCGGCGCTGCCGCTCGCAGCGCTGGCGGGCGCGCGCGAGTCCGCGTCCAATGCCGCCCGTTTCTCGCTCGCTTATGCGCCGCACGAGGGCAGTTTCGCGAGCCGGGGCGGGCTGATCGAGCAGATCGCCTTCGCCGCCGATCAGGGTTTCCGGGCGTGGGAAGACAATGAAGCCGCGGGCCGTCCGGTCGACGAGCAAGTGCGGATGGCGCGGGCGCTGGCCCAGCGCGGCATGCGCATGGGCGTGTTCGTCGCGAGCATGCCGAAATGGGCACAGTCGCGGCCGCTGCTCGGCGGCAACGACGATGGCGAGCGCGAGGCGTTTCTTGCCGATATCCGCAATGCGGTCGATGTCGCGAAAAGGCTGAACGCGACGCAGATGACCGTGGTGACCGGGTTCCTCGATCCGCGCGTGCCGGTCGATATTCAGACCGCGCGGCTCATCGACGTCATGCGCCGCGCCGGCGACATCATGGCGCCGCACAAGCTGACGATGGTGATGGAGCCGCTGAACACGCGCACCAATCACCCCGGCGTATACATGCGGACGATCGCGCAGGGCTATGCCGTGGCGCGTGGCGTGAACAGCCCGGCGGTCAAGATCCTCGCCGATCTCTATCACGAGCAGATCCAGTCAGGGAATCTGATCCCCGCGCTCGATGCCTGCTGGCCAGAGATCGCCTATCTCCAGTTCGGCGACAATCCCGGCCGCAAGGAGCCCGGGACCGGCGAGATCAACTATGCGACGATCGTCCGCTGGCTCCGCGCACGCAACTACACCGGCGTGATCGGCATGGAGCATGGCAATTCGATACCCGGCCGCGCCGGTGAGGAGCGCCTGATCGCGGCCTATCGCACCATCGATCGACAAGGAGGAGAGGCATGA
- a CDS encoding c-type cytochrome, which produces MKLVAGVATGAVALAALGAALAPSFAQTSGAPAAFAACRACHTANKGGKNGLGPNLYGIIGKPAAAVPGVSYSAALKGSKLKWDEKTLDAFLANPSKKVPGTRMPIGTPDPAKRAAIIAYLKAESAK; this is translated from the coding sequence ATGAAGTTGGTAGCGGGTGTGGCGACGGGAGCGGTGGCGCTGGCGGCATTGGGCGCGGCGCTCGCGCCCAGCTTTGCGCAGACCAGCGGGGCGCCCGCAGCCTTTGCTGCCTGCCGCGCCTGCCACACCGCCAACAAGGGCGGCAAGAACGGTCTCGGCCCCAATCTCTACGGGATTATCGGCAAACCTGCCGCGGCGGTGCCGGGCGTCAGCTATTCCGCGGCGCTCAAGGGCTCGAAGCTGAAATGGGATGAGAAGACGCTCGACGCCTTCCTTGCCAATCCGTCCAAGAAGGTTCCTGGAACACGGATGCCGATCGGCACGCCCGATCCGGCGAAGCGCGCCGCGATCATCGCCTATCTGAAGGCCGAGAGCGCAAAGTGA
- a CDS encoding Gfo/Idh/MocA family protein — protein sequence MARQPLRLGMVGGGEGAFIGAVHRIAAAIDGEWRMTAGAFSTDAGRNARTGEALGLDPQRVYGTFQQLVERERALLPEERVDAIAIVTPNHLHAPVAIAALEAGFHVLCEKPMAMSVAEAEAIERSVKASGRLFALAFTYSAYPLVEEARIRVARGDFGAIRLVQAEYLQGWLSRPIDRDGQKQAEWRTDPARAGIGGCLGDIGTHAFQLAEHVSGLRAQAVCAELTTHVPGRLLDDDVSALLRFEGGARGVLKASQVAAGEENGLRLRIHGELGGLEWSQMEPNTLTLRWLDKPAELLRTGAPGLDPSTLALTRTPAGHPEGYLEAFANIYRAFATAVRGGAPGAEIAPGTEGWFPGLADGLRTMRFVETVAANAASDEKWTAIGRG from the coding sequence ATGGCGCGGCAGCCACTTCGGCTCGGCATGGTCGGCGGGGGGGAGGGCGCGTTCATCGGCGCCGTTCATCGCATTGCCGCCGCGATCGACGGCGAGTGGCGAATGACCGCAGGCGCGTTCAGCACCGATGCTGGCCGCAACGCGCGGACCGGTGAGGCGCTCGGGCTCGATCCGCAGCGCGTCTACGGCACGTTCCAGCAGCTGGTGGAGCGCGAGCGGGCGCTGCTGCCGGAAGAACGGGTCGATGCGATTGCGATCGTCACGCCCAACCACCTCCATGCGCCGGTGGCGATCGCCGCGCTCGAAGCCGGCTTTCACGTGCTGTGCGAAAAGCCGATGGCGATGAGCGTCGCCGAGGCCGAAGCCATCGAACGTTCCGTGAAGGCAAGCGGACGGTTGTTTGCGCTGGCCTTCACCTATTCCGCCTATCCGCTGGTCGAGGAAGCGCGCATTCGGGTCGCGCGCGGCGATTTCGGCGCGATCCGACTGGTACAGGCGGAGTATCTGCAAGGTTGGCTCAGCCGGCCGATCGACCGGGACGGCCAGAAACAGGCCGAATGGCGCACCGACCCCGCCCGCGCGGGCATCGGCGGATGCCTGGGCGATATCGGGACCCACGCTTTCCAGCTTGCCGAGCATGTCTCGGGCCTGCGCGCGCAAGCAGTCTGTGCCGAGCTGACCACGCATGTGCCCGGGCGGCTGCTGGACGACGATGTGAGTGCGCTGCTCCGCTTCGAGGGCGGTGCGCGGGGCGTGCTCAAGGCCAGCCAGGTCGCCGCGGGCGAGGAGAATGGGCTGAGGCTGCGCATCCATGGCGAGCTCGGCGGACTCGAATGGTCTCAGATGGAGCCGAACACGCTGACCCTGCGCTGGCTCGACAAGCCTGCGGAGCTGTTGCGAACCGGCGCCCCAGGTCTCGACCCCAGTACCCTTGCGTTGACCCGGACCCCTGCGGGGCATCCGGAAGGGTATCTGGAGGCCTTTGCCAATATCTACCGCGCCTTTGCGACTGCGGTTCGGGGCGGAGCTCCCGGAGCCGAGATCGCGCCGGGCACGGAGGGCTGGTTCCCGGGCCTCGCCGATGGGCTGCGCACGATGCGCTTCGTTGAGACGGTCGCCGCCAATGCAGCATCAGATGAGAAGTGGACCGCGATCGGCCGCGGATGA
- a CDS encoding sugar phosphate isomerase/epimerase family protein, whose product MTAMKGPAIFLAQFMGDTAPFDTLDGLAKWAGQLGYKGVQIPCDPRLIDLRLAAESKAYCDDLRGRLADHGIEPTELSTHLQGQLVAVHPAYDQLFDGFAPVELHGKPAERQAWAVEQVKLAAEASANLGLNAHATFSGALAWPYVYPWPQRPAGLVEEAFAELARRWLPILDAFEEAGVDCAFEIHPGEDIHDGATWERFLAAVGNHPRARILFDPSHYVLQQLDYLDFIDRYHDRISCFHVKDAEFNPTGRSGVYGGYESWVDRAGRFRSLGDGQVDFVGIFSKLAQYGYTGWAVLEWECALKHPEDGAREGAPFIRDHIIRLTERPFDDFAASGADRDAIRKLLGL is encoded by the coding sequence ATGACCGCGATGAAGGGCCCCGCGATCTTCCTTGCCCAGTTCATGGGCGACACCGCGCCGTTCGATACGCTGGACGGGCTCGCGAAATGGGCGGGGCAGCTTGGCTACAAGGGTGTGCAGATCCCGTGCGACCCGCGGCTGATCGACCTCAGGCTGGCCGCGGAGAGCAAGGCCTATTGCGACGATCTGCGCGGCCGGCTCGCAGACCACGGCATCGAGCCGACGGAGCTTTCGACCCATCTTCAGGGCCAACTCGTCGCGGTGCACCCTGCCTATGACCAGTTGTTCGACGGGTTCGCGCCGGTCGAGCTTCACGGCAAGCCTGCGGAGCGTCAGGCCTGGGCGGTGGAGCAGGTCAAGCTTGCCGCGGAGGCGAGCGCCAATCTCGGGCTCAATGCGCACGCGACCTTCTCCGGCGCGCTTGCCTGGCCCTATGTCTATCCGTGGCCGCAACGGCCGGCGGGGCTGGTCGAGGAAGCGTTCGCCGAGCTTGCCCGGCGCTGGCTGCCGATCCTCGACGCGTTCGAGGAGGCGGGCGTCGATTGCGCGTTCGAGATCCATCCCGGCGAGGATATTCATGACGGCGCGACCTGGGAGCGTTTCCTTGCCGCGGTCGGCAATCATCCGCGCGCGCGCATCCTGTTCGACCCGTCGCATTATGTGCTGCAGCAGCTCGACTATCTCGACTTCATCGATCGCTATCACGACCGCATCTCGTGCTTCCATGTTAAGGATGCCGAGTTCAACCCGACCGGGCGGAGCGGGGTCTATGGCGGTTACGAGAGCTGGGTGGACCGCGCCGGCCGGTTCCGCTCGCTTGGCGACGGGCAGGTCGATTTCGTCGGTATTTTCAGCAAGCTGGCGCAATATGGCTATACCGGCTGGGCGGTGCTCGAATGGGAATGCGCGCTCAAGCACCCCGAGGATGGCGCGCGCGAAGGTGCACCCTTCATCCGCGATCATATCATCCGCCTGACGGAGCGGCCGTTCGACGATTTCGCGGCAAGCGGCGCCGACCGCGACGCGATCCGCAAGCTGCTGGGGCTGTGA
- a CDS encoding MFS transporter: MATAHGAQNVASHPVSAMLMARLSALMFMQFFVWGAWAVTLGLVMQTVGVGNLIANAFSVGPIASIAGSFLLGMAATRYFSPKALMVILHLLGGAILLALPALLTPESGGTFVWVLFGYMILYMPTVGLANTIALKSLGERDDRFPFVRAFGTLGWIVAGLIIGWAALSASPEIFRVAAVVSIALGIYSLTLPAIEPDAPSDESLVRQVLCVEAFGLMRQRSYLIFVICATLISIPLAMYYAYASAYIGAAGITNVGGTMSIGQMSELAFMFSMPWLYRRFGVKPLLLVGMAAWALRYALFAIGDGGASLWAIYLGVALHGVCYDFFFVAGAIYTGTIATPKGVNAQAQGMLTLFTYGVGMLLGSQIGGLLYAQLPAVPTIADWQQMWWYPAIAAAVITVLFQLLFRDDSKQGAAA, from the coding sequence ATGGCCACGGCCCATGGAGCGCAGAATGTCGCTTCGCATCCGGTATCGGCAATGCTCATGGCGCGGCTGAGCGCGCTCATGTTCATGCAATTCTTCGTCTGGGGCGCCTGGGCGGTCACGCTCGGGCTGGTGATGCAGACGGTCGGGGTTGGCAACCTGATCGCCAACGCCTTTTCGGTCGGCCCGATCGCCTCGATCGCCGGATCCTTCCTGCTCGGCATGGCGGCGACCCGCTATTTCAGCCCCAAGGCACTGATGGTGATCCTCCACCTCCTCGGCGGTGCGATCCTGCTGGCGCTGCCGGCGCTGCTGACGCCGGAGAGCGGCGGCACCTTCGTCTGGGTGCTGTTCGGCTACATGATCCTCTACATGCCGACCGTCGGCCTCGCGAACACGATCGCGCTCAAGAGCCTGGGCGAACGCGATGACCGTTTCCCCTTCGTCCGCGCATTCGGCACGCTCGGCTGGATCGTGGCCGGGCTGATCATCGGCTGGGCGGCGCTGTCGGCAAGTCCGGAGATCTTCCGCGTCGCGGCGGTCGTGTCCATCGCGCTCGGCATCTACAGCCTGACGCTTCCCGCGATCGAGCCCGACGCGCCGAGCGACGAGAGCCTGGTTCGCCAGGTGCTGTGCGTCGAGGCGTTCGGCCTGATGCGCCAGCGCTCCTATCTGATCTTCGTGATCTGCGCGACGCTGATCTCGATCCCGCTGGCGATGTATTACGCCTATGCTTCGGCCTATATCGGTGCGGCGGGCATCACCAATGTCGGGGGTACGATGTCGATCGGGCAGATGTCCGAGCTGGCCTTCATGTTCTCGATGCCGTGGCTCTACCGCCGGTTCGGTGTGAAGCCGCTGTTGCTGGTGGGCATGGCCGCCTGGGCACTGCGCTACGCCCTGTTCGCGATTGGCGATGGCGGCGCATCGCTTTGGGCCATCTATCTCGGCGTGGCGCTGCATGGGGTCTGCTACGACTTCTTCTTCGTCGCCGGCGCAATCTACACCGGTACCATCGCCACGCCCAAGGGGGTCAACGCCCAGGCGCAGGGGATGCTGACCTTGTTCACCTATGGCGTCGGTATGCTGCTCGGTTCGCAGATCGGCGGGCTGCTCTACGCCCAGCTGCCCGCGGTGCCGACGATCGCGGACTGGCAGCAGATGTGGTGGTATCCGGCGATCGCTGCGGCGGTCATCACCGTGCTGTTCCAGCTTCTGTTCCGCGACGACAGCAAGCAGGGAGCCGCCGCATGA
- a CDS encoding LacI family DNA-binding transcriptional regulator, whose translation MPTIIDVAAVAGVSTATVSRVLSQPERVAEATRKRVLEVVQSLGYAPNVAARTLRTLRAAKILLTVPDISNPFFASIIRGAEEAARDAGYAVVVGDTRHDPQVEDQYAEMLSRREVDGLIFLGHRLPDNLSPLLSRPGIAAPVVNGCEYSPDLGVPSVHIDNAAASSDAIEHLVGLGHRDIGIVTGPLISPISRDRLSGAMEAAERHGLRDRLQVRNGDYSAKLAFELAGDLLEQNVTAIFCFSDEMAMGAISAIGAAGLTCPGHVSVVGFDDLPTARFFQPALTTIAQPKGLIGQRTVELLVEILRDPQSPIRQITLPHELVVRDSTGPLP comes from the coding sequence ATGCCGACGATCATCGACGTCGCCGCGGTCGCGGGCGTCTCCACTGCCACGGTTTCGCGCGTGTTGAGCCAGCCCGAGCGGGTGGCGGAAGCGACGCGCAAGCGCGTGCTCGAGGTGGTTCAGTCGCTGGGCTATGCCCCGAATGTCGCGGCGCGGACGCTGCGCACGTTGCGGGCCGCCAAGATCCTGCTGACGGTGCCCGACATCTCCAACCCCTTCTTCGCCAGCATCATCCGCGGCGCCGAGGAAGCGGCGCGCGACGCGGGCTATGCGGTGGTGGTCGGCGACACCCGGCACGACCCGCAGGTCGAGGATCAATATGCCGAGATGCTCTCGCGCCGCGAAGTCGACGGGCTCATCTTCCTCGGCCACCGCCTGCCCGACAATCTGAGCCCGCTCCTGTCCCGGCCCGGCATCGCCGCGCCGGTCGTGAACGGCTGCGAATACAGCCCCGACCTCGGCGTCCCCAGCGTACATATCGACAATGCCGCAGCGAGCAGCGATGCCATCGAGCATCTGGTCGGCCTTGGCCATCGCGATATCGGCATCGTCACCGGCCCGCTCATCAGTCCGATCAGCCGCGACCGTCTTTCTGGCGCGATGGAGGCTGCCGAACGCCACGGGCTGAGGGATCGTCTGCAGGTCCGGAACGGCGACTATTCGGCAAAGCTGGCGTTCGAACTGGCCGGCGATCTGCTCGAGCAGAACGTCACCGCGATCTTCTGCTTCAGCGACGAAATGGCGATGGGCGCGATCAGCGCGATCGGCGCGGCCGGCCTGACCTGTCCCGGCCATGTCTCGGTCGTCGGCTTCGACGATCTCCCCACCGCCCGCTTCTTCCAGCCCGCGCTCACCACGATCGCCCAGCCAAAGGGACTGATCGGGCAGCGAACGGTCGAATTGCTGGTCGAGATCCTGCGCGATCCGCAAAGTCCGATCCGCCAGATCACCCTGCCCCACGAACTCGTCGTCCGCGACAGCACCGGGCCGCTTCCCTAG